The Rattus rattus isolate New Zealand chromosome X, Rrattus_CSIRO_v1, whole genome shotgun sequence genome has a window encoding:
- the Sowahd gene encoding ankyrin repeat domain-containing protein SOWAHD, translated as MAQALEDRNPLSEASDEPSESSAPSTPQIRSHSKDSRCLGRYKGQAVAASANLSRERIIPRALTVSGANGTRRRGALRELLGLQGAAPTGCLSEEHLEFAASGSRRSSGQGSGRVCLEPREHAWILAAAECRFEVLLEMLEVEPSLLMREDPITGYSVLHWLAKHGRHEELILLHDFARRRGLPFDVSAPGSGGLTPLHLAALQGHDMVIKVLVGALGADPSRRDYNGNRPCHYLRPDASLSLRELSGAEEWEIERDRELENANNNSSSTTTTTTGWLKRTSSVSRIKSVGINYKEASQSAKEKKAWGNQGGQGNGLLRQLFPFTQNR; from the coding sequence GAAGACAGGAACCCTCTGTCCGAAGCCTCGGACGAGCCTTCCGAGTCAAGCGCGCCCAGCACCCCGCAGATCCGCTCCCACAGTAAGGACTCCCGTTGCCTTGGCAGGTACAAGGGCCAAGCTGTCGCGGCCAGTGCCAACCTGTCCCGGGAGCGAATCATCCCCAGGGCCCTGACGGTGAGTGGGGCAAACGGGACACGCCGGCGCGGGGCGCTGCGGGAGCTGCTGGGGCTGCAGGGGGCGGCTCCCACCGGGTGTCTGTCCGAAGAGCACTTGGAGTTCGCTGCGTCTGGGTCCCGCCGCTCGAGCGGGCAGGGCAGCGGCCGAGTGTGCCTTGAGCCGCGGGAGCACGCGTGGATTCTGGCAGCTGCCGAGTGCCGTTTTGAAGTGCTGCTGGAGATGCTGGAGGTTGAGCCCAGCTTGCTGATGCGGGAGGACCCGATCACTGGTTACAGCGTGCTGCACTGGCTGGCCAAGCACGGGCGCCACGAGGAGCTCATTCTATTGCACGATTTTGCTAGGCGCCGGGGACTACCATTTGATGTGAGCGCCCCTGGCAGCGGTGGCCTCACGCCACTCCACCTGGCGGCTCTGCAAGGCCATGATATGGTCATCAAGGTGCTGGTGGGAGCCCTGGGTGCTGACCCCTCACGTCGAGATTACAATGGCAACCGACCTTGTCACTATCTGCGGCCAGATGCTTCTCTGAGCCTCCGGGAGCTGTCAGGTGCAGAAGAATGGGAGATAGAACGTGACAGAGAGCTTGAAAAcgccaacaacaacagcagcagcaccaccaccactaccaccggATGGCTGAAACGCACCTCAAGTGTATCGCGCATCAAGTCCGTGGGAATAAACTACAAAGAGGCATCTCAGTCAGCCAAAGAGAAGAAGGCATGGGGCAATCAGGGAGGACAAGGCAATGGCCTTCTGCGCCAGCTCTTCCCCTTCACCCAGAATCGTTGA